A stretch of Nonomuraea africana DNA encodes these proteins:
- a CDS encoding alpha-galactosidase → MSSVNILRVGDSAWAAVTQSSAFVFGLEAAGEDSRVVQWYWGPRLPDEALAEVVRQAPRRVHSGFHDPRDVDELLPVEGGRRWGVPSLQVTYEGGVRSVELTFAEAVVSGSEIELVLRDPLGLRVGLHVRVASEVVERWVSLTNEGAHAVRLGRVDSGSWVIPERAGYRYTGVAGAWAQETQLHRAELAVGETTFTSRTGTTSHRANPWIMIDAGDATEELGEVWTVALAWSGSWRLTAQRRPEGDVAVTAGFGHDGPTWPLAPGESLVTPPVLGLHTTGGYGAASRAWHDYARHHVLPTPFEERPVLYNSWEATWFDVHEEGQIELARRAADLGVELFVVDDGWFGGRVDDRRGLGDWWPNPDRFPNGLSKLFGTVRELGMRAGLWVEPEMVNPDSDLYREHPDWVLHYPGRRRDTLRHQLVLNYGRADVRAWAIGWLSGLVSEYGLDYFKWDMNRSFTQAGWPEAGERADLLWIEHTRGVYAVMDILRERHPGLRVESCSGGGGRVDFGILRRTDEVWTSDNTDARDRQTIQDGFSYLYPASVMSAWVTDSPNPHTRREVPLAYRFHVAMAGALGIGGDLTRWSAEELEQARELIAAYKAVRPVIQHGRQYRLAGHPGVTASAVQYVHEDRVVVLAYHPFALAKQPPRRVRLAGLDPAARYESACGERWHGQTLMSHGLDLPTWFMNGPDYRSEMVVLRRVSG, encoded by the coding sequence GTGTCTAGCGTGAATATACTCCGGGTGGGCGACAGCGCGTGGGCGGCTGTCACGCAGAGTTCCGCTTTCGTCTTCGGCCTCGAGGCCGCGGGCGAGGACAGCCGCGTCGTGCAGTGGTACTGGGGCCCGAGGCTGCCCGACGAGGCGCTGGCCGAGGTGGTCCGGCAGGCGCCGAGGCGTGTCCACTCCGGCTTCCACGACCCGCGCGACGTGGACGAGTTGCTGCCGGTCGAGGGCGGCAGGCGCTGGGGCGTGCCGTCGTTGCAGGTGACCTACGAGGGCGGGGTCCGCTCGGTCGAGCTGACGTTCGCCGAGGCCGTGGTGTCCGGCTCGGAGATCGAGCTGGTGCTGCGCGACCCGCTGGGGCTGAGAGTGGGGCTGCACGTCAGGGTGGCGTCCGAGGTCGTCGAGCGGTGGGTCAGCCTGACCAACGAGGGCGCCCACGCCGTACGGCTCGGCAGGGTCGACTCGGGCAGCTGGGTGATCCCCGAGCGGGCCGGCTACCGCTACACCGGGGTGGCGGGGGCGTGGGCGCAGGAGACCCAGTTGCACCGGGCCGAGCTGGCGGTGGGCGAGACCACCTTCACCAGCAGGACCGGCACCACCTCGCACCGCGCCAACCCATGGATCATGATCGACGCCGGCGACGCCACCGAGGAGCTGGGCGAGGTCTGGACCGTCGCGCTGGCCTGGAGCGGCTCGTGGCGGCTGACCGCGCAGCGCCGTCCCGAGGGAGACGTCGCCGTCACCGCCGGATTCGGGCACGACGGCCCCACCTGGCCGCTGGCACCCGGAGAGAGCCTGGTCACTCCGCCGGTTCTCGGCCTGCACACCACGGGCGGGTACGGCGCGGCGAGCAGGGCCTGGCACGACTACGCCCGCCACCACGTGCTCCCCACGCCGTTCGAGGAGCGGCCGGTCCTCTACAACTCCTGGGAGGCGACCTGGTTCGACGTGCACGAGGAGGGCCAGATCGAGCTCGCCCGCCGGGCCGCCGACCTGGGCGTGGAGCTGTTCGTGGTGGACGACGGCTGGTTCGGCGGGCGCGTCGACGACCGGCGGGGGCTCGGCGACTGGTGGCCCAACCCCGACCGCTTCCCCAACGGCCTGTCCAAGCTCTTCGGCACCGTCCGCGAACTCGGCATGCGGGCCGGTCTCTGGGTCGAGCCCGAGATGGTCAACCCCGACAGCGACCTCTACCGCGAGCACCCCGACTGGGTCCTGCACTACCCGGGCCGCCGCCGTGACACGCTGCGCCACCAGCTCGTGCTCAACTACGGCCGCGCCGACGTGCGGGCGTGGGCGATCGGCTGGCTGTCGGGGCTGGTGTCGGAGTACGGGCTCGACTACTTCAAGTGGGACATGAACCGCAGCTTCACCCAGGCGGGCTGGCCCGAGGCGGGGGAGCGGGCCGACCTGCTCTGGATCGAGCACACCCGCGGCGTCTACGCCGTCATGGACATCCTGCGCGAGCGCCATCCCGGCCTGCGCGTCGAGTCGTGCTCGGGCGGCGGCGGCCGCGTCGACTTCGGCATCCTGCGCCGCACCGACGAGGTGTGGACCTCCGACAACACCGACGCCCGCGACCGGCAGACCATCCAGGACGGCTTCTCCTACCTCTATCCCGCCAGCGTGATGTCGGCGTGGGTCACCGACAGCCCCAACCCGCACACCCGCCGAGAGGTGCCGCTCGCCTACCGCTTCCACGTGGCCATGGCCGGGGCGCTGGGCATCGGCGGCGACCTGACCAGGTGGTCCGCCGAGGAGCTGGAGCAGGCCCGCGAGCTGATCGCCGCCTACAAGGCGGTCAGGCCCGTCATCCAGCACGGCCGCCAGTACCGCCTGGCCGGCCACCCCGGCGTCACCGCCTCGGCCGTGCAGTACGTCCACGAGGACCGGGTGGTCGTGCTCGCCTACCATCCCTTCGCCCTGGCCAAGCAGCCCCCTCGCAGGGTACGGCTGGCGGGGCTCGACCCCGCCGCGCGCTACGAGAGCGCCTGCGGCGAGCGGTGGCACGGGCAGACGCTCATGTCGCACGGCCTCGACCTGCCGACCTGGTTCATGAACGGCCCCGACTATCGCAGCGAGATGGTGGTACTGCGCCGCGTCAGCGGATAG
- a CDS encoding spore germination protein GerW family protein codes for MDIMELVEKTKDGATVQRVFGEPITQGDVTVIPVARIAQGGGGGGGKSEGESPSQGSGGGYGLGASPAGVYVIKNGEVRWQPAIDVNRIVLGGQVVAVVLLLTIRAVVKRWRKGRRSGRR; via the coding sequence ATGGACATCATGGAGCTGGTGGAGAAGACCAAGGACGGGGCCACGGTCCAGCGCGTCTTCGGCGAGCCGATCACCCAGGGCGACGTGACGGTCATCCCCGTCGCCAGGATCGCCCAGGGCGGCGGTGGCGGAGGGGGCAAGTCGGAGGGCGAGTCGCCCAGCCAGGGCTCGGGCGGCGGCTACGGCCTCGGCGCGTCCCCCGCGGGCGTGTACGTCATCAAGAACGGCGAGGTCCGCTGGCAGCCCGCGATCGACGTGAACCGCATCGTGCTCGGCGGCCAGGTCGTGGCCGTCGTGCTGCTGCTCACGATCAGGGCCGTGGTCAAGCGCTGGCGAAAGGGGCGCCGTTCGGGGCGGCGCTGA
- a CDS encoding phosphodiester glycosidase family protein, with amino-acid sequence MSSVVQTLRYVASAALALAFISAPAQADPPVPAEDAPAASSYRSDSTLLLNAPAGRTLETAKKVRPVAPGITLTSFDRFNAAGWLRADALSADLSGGVTTGYLNSGEVSKTEPLSGPAGRARAVAAVNGDFFDINRSGAALGVGVKDGELVQSPVQGWNNAVALNEGVGRVLQMHFEGSATPSGGAPITITQFNQLVQTGGVGLFTPLWGSYRRSDAAKVTEVVLVDGAVTEVRTGAGQGPIPAGTTILVGREAGADALAALKAGDRVEVKYQPKPSDGGAVQTALGGRNVLVKDGKAQPFTDTDSHPRTSVGFSADGRKMYLLTVDGRQADSRGVTLGELAALMADLGAHNALELDGGGSSTMLAREPGAPAVQVENSPSDGGERHVPNGLALYAPQGSGRLEGFWLETASDPAKAPGVGPVAGGRPERVFPGLTRRLTAAGYDETYGPAEGAPNWHADHGHISKDGVFRAMLPGTATVKATKSGAKGSIELTVLQPLTRLGATKDRVGLAAADATGTFGVVGYDRNGNSAPIEPGDLKLDYDASLLSVTPAQHGYFTVKALKGAGSGLITARVGALTVAVPVTVGFEDVAVADFENAASWTFAAARATGSLSAGPGQSGGGLKLAYDFTQSTATRAAYASPPQQLVVPGQPQAFGLWINSSGKGEWPSLEFYDGNGQSQILRGPYLTWTGWKYVEFAVPPGVSYPLKLRRFYVAETRGDAKYTNQITIDGLVARVSPTVQAPPVAKIADQVVKPTVAAMPWRFAVMSDAQFVARQPDSDIVRNARRTLRELKAADPDFLLINGDLVDEASPEDFALAKRILDEELGGALPYYYVPGNHEVMGGKIDNFKAVFGDTHRVFDHKGTRFVTLDTSRLNLRGGGFDQIALLRDQLSAAAEDDSVGSVVVVFHVPPRDPTPGKGSQLGDRKEAALVEGWLADFQRTTGKGAAYLGAHVGTFNAAHVDAVPYFINGNSGKNPATAADDGGFTGWSLWGVDPVTPKEAEHVRRNWFVDAPDWIGAQVRPHVDTLTLTAPASVAVGAPGQVTASLKQGDRTVPVAYPVSAEWSGSPNLHLGPVQRAKPWHVAALDPATGTLTALRDGQVLVAVTVNGVKKEAAIATSARAAA; translated from the coding sequence TTGAGTTCGGTCGTGCAGACCCTCCGCTACGTGGCCTCCGCCGCGCTCGCCTTAGCTTTCATCAGCGCCCCCGCGCAGGCTGATCCGCCCGTTCCCGCAGAGGACGCGCCCGCCGCGTCGTCCTACAGGTCCGACTCCACGCTGCTGCTCAACGCCCCCGCGGGGCGGACGCTGGAGACGGCCAAGAAGGTCCGGCCCGTCGCGCCGGGCATCACGCTCACCTCCTTCGACCGCTTCAACGCCGCCGGATGGCTGCGCGCCGACGCGCTGTCGGCCGACCTGTCGGGCGGCGTCACCACCGGCTACCTCAACTCGGGCGAGGTGTCGAAGACCGAGCCGCTGTCGGGGCCCGCCGGACGGGCACGCGCGGTGGCCGCGGTCAACGGCGACTTCTTCGACATCAACCGCTCCGGCGCGGCCCTCGGCGTCGGCGTGAAGGACGGCGAGCTCGTCCAGTCGCCCGTCCAGGGCTGGAACAACGCCGTCGCGCTCAACGAGGGCGTGGGCCGCGTCCTTCAGATGCACTTCGAGGGCAGCGCCACCCCCTCGGGCGGCGCGCCGATCACGATCACGCAGTTCAACCAGCTCGTCCAGACCGGCGGCGTCGGCCTGTTCACCCCGCTGTGGGGCTCCTACCGGCGCTCGGACGCCGCCAAGGTGACCGAAGTGGTGCTCGTGGACGGCGCGGTCACCGAGGTCCGCACCGGCGCCGGCCAGGGACCCATCCCGGCGGGCACCACGATCCTGGTCGGCAGGGAGGCGGGCGCCGACGCGCTGGCCGCGCTGAAGGCGGGCGACCGCGTTGAGGTAAAGTACCAGCCCAAGCCGTCGGACGGCGGCGCCGTCCAGACCGCGCTCGGCGGCAGGAACGTCCTGGTCAAGGACGGCAAGGCGCAGCCCTTCACCGACACCGACAGCCACCCGCGCACCTCGGTCGGCTTCTCCGCCGACGGCAGGAAGATGTACCTGCTCACGGTGGACGGCCGCCAAGCCGACAGCCGCGGCGTCACGCTCGGCGAGCTGGCCGCGCTGATGGCCGACCTCGGCGCCCACAACGCCCTCGAACTCGACGGCGGCGGCTCCTCCACGATGCTGGCCCGCGAGCCGGGCGCGCCGGCGGTGCAGGTCGAGAACAGCCCGTCCGACGGCGGCGAGCGCCACGTCCCCAACGGCCTGGCCCTCTACGCCCCGCAGGGCAGCGGGAGGCTGGAGGGCTTCTGGCTCGAGACCGCCAGCGACCCGGCCAAGGCGCCGGGCGTCGGACCCGTCGCCGGTGGCCGTCCCGAGCGGGTCTTCCCCGGCCTCACCCGGCGGCTGACCGCCGCCGGATACGACGAGACGTACGGCCCGGCCGAGGGCGCCCCCAACTGGCACGCCGACCACGGCCACATCAGCAAGGACGGCGTCTTCCGCGCCATGCTGCCCGGCACGGCCACGGTCAAGGCCACCAAGAGCGGGGCGAAGGGCAGCATCGAGCTGACCGTGCTCCAGCCGCTGACCCGCCTGGGCGCCACCAAGGACAGGGTGGGGCTGGCGGCCGCCGACGCGACGGGCACGTTCGGCGTCGTCGGCTACGACCGCAACGGCAACTCCGCCCCCATCGAGCCCGGCGATCTCAAGCTCGACTACGACGCCTCCCTGCTGTCCGTCACCCCCGCCCAGCACGGCTACTTCACCGTCAAGGCGCTCAAGGGCGCGGGCTCGGGCCTGATCACCGCCCGCGTGGGCGCGCTGACCGTGGCCGTGCCCGTGACGGTCGGGTTCGAGGATGTCGCGGTCGCCGACTTCGAGAACGCCGCGTCGTGGACCTTCGCCGCCGCCCGCGCGACCGGGTCGCTGTCGGCCGGTCCAGGGCAGAGCGGCGGCGGGCTCAAGCTCGCCTACGACTTCACCCAGTCGACGGCCACCCGCGCCGCGTACGCCTCGCCGCCGCAGCAGCTCGTGGTGCCGGGCCAGCCGCAGGCGTTCGGCCTGTGGATCAACTCCTCGGGCAAGGGGGAGTGGCCCAGCCTCGAGTTCTACGACGGCAACGGGCAGTCGCAGATCCTGCGCGGCCCGTACCTGACCTGGACGGGCTGGAAGTACGTCGAGTTCGCGGTGCCGCCAGGGGTGAGCTACCCGCTGAAGCTGCGCCGCTTCTACGTCGCCGAGACGCGCGGCGACGCCAAGTACACCAATCAGATCACCATCGACGGGCTGGTGGCCAGGGTGTCGCCGACGGTGCAGGCGCCTCCGGTCGCGAAGATCGCCGACCAGGTGGTCAAGCCGACCGTCGCGGCGATGCCGTGGCGGTTCGCGGTGATGTCCGACGCGCAGTTCGTCGCCAGGCAGCCCGACAGCGACATCGTCAGGAACGCCCGCAGGACGCTGCGCGAGCTGAAGGCGGCCGACCCCGACTTCCTGCTGATCAACGGCGACCTCGTGGACGAGGCCTCGCCCGAGGACTTCGCGCTGGCCAAGCGGATCCTGGACGAGGAGCTCGGCGGCGCGCTGCCGTACTACTACGTGCCGGGCAACCACGAGGTGATGGGCGGCAAGATCGACAACTTCAAGGCGGTCTTCGGCGACACCCACCGGGTCTTCGACCACAAGGGCACGCGGTTCGTCACGCTCGACACCTCGCGGCTGAACCTGCGCGGCGGCGGCTTCGACCAGATCGCCCTGCTGCGCGACCAGCTGAGCGCGGCGGCGGAGGACGACTCGGTGGGCTCGGTGGTGGTGGTCTTCCACGTGCCGCCGCGCGACCCGACCCCCGGCAAGGGCAGCCAGCTCGGTGACAGGAAGGAGGCGGCCCTCGTCGAAGGATGGCTGGCCGACTTCCAGCGCACCACCGGCAAGGGCGCGGCCTACCTCGGCGCGCACGTGGGCACGTTCAACGCCGCGCACGTGGACGCCGTGCCGTACTTCATCAACGGCAACTCGGGCAAGAACCCGGCCACGGCCGCAGACGACGGCGGATTCACCGGGTGGTCGCTGTGGGGCGTGGACCCGGTGACGCCGAAGGAGGCCGAGCACGTGCGGCGCAACTGGTTCGTGGACGCGCCCGACTGGATCGGCGCCCAGGTGCGGCCGCACGTGGACACCCTGACGCTGACCGCACCCGCCTCGGTGGCCGTGGGCGCGCCAGGGCAGGTGACGGCCTCGCTCAAGCAGGGCGACCGTACGGTGCCCGTGGCCTACCCGGTCTCCGCCGAGTGGTCGGGCTCGCCGAACCTGCACCTCGGTCCGGTGCAGCGGGCCAAGCCCTGGCACGTGGCCGCGCTCGACCCCGCCACAGGGACGCTCACGGCGCTGCGCGACGGGCAGGTGCTGGTCGCGGTGACGGTGAACGGGGTGAAGAAGGAGGCCGCGATCGCCACGTCGGCCCGCGCCGCCGCCTGA
- a CDS encoding L-fucose/L-arabinose isomerase family protein, producing the protein MRVGLVAGGLGAYWPQFPDLLPQLQRSAARVSERMNGFGCEVVDVGFISDAQEGAAAAERLRAAGCDLIVGFLTTYMTATMLLPVAQRSGAPVLLINLQPTPAMDHDSFDTGQWLAYCGACPLPEMANTFTRAGIPFRSVSGHLEDERAWARIERWVKAASVRAALRHGRHGLMGHLYPGMLDVSTDLTLVPVNFGGHVEVLEFDDLRVRVEQVTAAETAARVREAGEIFDVDASVVDEDLDWAAKVSVGLDRLVADFELDSLAYYHRGLDGEIHERLGAGMILGASLLTARGVPAAGEYELRTSLAMLIMDRLGAGGSFTELQALDFLRGHVEMGHDGPAHLAISSKRPLLRGLGVYHGKRGWGVSVEFDVTHGPVTAFGLLQRRDGRFGFVAAEGVTVDGPHLKIGNTTSRVDFGCDPGEWTDAWSATGISHHWALGTGHRVAELRALADLLDLELVEVTA; encoded by the coding sequence ATGAGAGTCGGACTCGTCGCGGGCGGACTCGGCGCCTACTGGCCGCAGTTCCCCGACCTGCTCCCCCAGCTCCAGCGCTCGGCCGCGCGCGTCTCCGAACGGATGAACGGGTTCGGGTGCGAGGTCGTCGACGTCGGGTTCATCTCCGACGCGCAGGAGGGCGCGGCCGCCGCGGAACGGCTGCGCGCGGCGGGGTGCGACCTGATCGTGGGCTTCCTGACCACGTACATGACCGCCACGATGCTGCTGCCCGTGGCCCAGCGCAGCGGCGCGCCGGTGCTGCTGATCAACCTGCAGCCCACCCCCGCCATGGACCACGACAGCTTCGACACGGGGCAGTGGCTGGCCTACTGCGGAGCCTGCCCGCTGCCCGAGATGGCCAACACGTTCACGCGCGCGGGCATCCCCTTCCGCTCCGTCTCCGGCCATCTCGAGGACGAGCGCGCCTGGGCGCGCATCGAACGCTGGGTGAAGGCGGCGAGCGTGCGCGCGGCGCTGCGCCATGGCAGGCACGGCCTGATGGGGCACCTCTACCCCGGCATGCTGGACGTCTCGACCGACCTGACGCTGGTACCGGTCAACTTCGGCGGGCACGTGGAGGTGCTGGAGTTCGACGACCTGCGGGTGCGGGTCGAGCAGGTCACGGCGGCGGAGACGGCGGCCAGGGTGCGGGAGGCCGGCGAGATCTTCGACGTGGACGCCTCCGTCGTGGACGAGGACCTCGACTGGGCCGCGAAGGTGTCGGTCGGCCTCGACCGCCTGGTGGCCGACTTCGAGCTCGACAGCCTCGCCTACTACCACCGAGGGCTGGACGGCGAGATCCACGAGCGGCTGGGCGCCGGGATGATCCTCGGCGCCTCGCTGCTGACGGCGCGCGGCGTTCCGGCGGCGGGCGAGTACGAGCTGCGCACCTCGCTGGCCATGCTCATCATGGACCGGCTGGGCGCGGGCGGGTCGTTCACCGAGCTGCAGGCGCTCGACTTCCTGCGCGGCCACGTGGAGATGGGGCACGACGGCCCCGCCCACCTGGCGATCAGCTCGAAGCGGCCGTTGCTGCGCGGCCTCGGTGTATACCACGGCAAGCGCGGCTGGGGCGTGTCGGTGGAGTTCGACGTCACGCACGGCCCGGTGACCGCCTTCGGCCTGCTGCAGCGGCGCGACGGCCGGTTCGGGTTCGTCGCCGCCGAGGGCGTCACCGTGGACGGTCCGCACCTGAAGATCGGCAACACCACGTCCAGGGTGGACTTCGGCTGCGACCCCGGCGAGTGGACGGACGCGTGGAGCGCGACCGGCATCTCGCACCACTGGGCGCTCGGCACGGGGCACCGCGTCGCGGAACTACGCGCCCTGGCCGACCTCCTGGACCTCGAACTCGTCGAGGTCACCGCGTAG